The nucleotide sequence GCGGCCGGGCACCCGGACGCGGTGATCATCATGGTATCGGCCGATCTGCCGTTCGCGCAGCAGCACTTCTGCAGCGTCGAGAACACGCACAACGTGAGGACGCTCTCGATGATGCGCGATCGCAACTTCGCCAAGGATTACGGCGTCCTGCTGCTCGACGGCCTGTATCGGGGTATCACCGCCCGTGCCGTCGTGGTGCTCGACGAGAACGACACGGTCGTCTACACGCAGCTGGTTCCGGAGATCAGGCAGGAGCCGGACTACGAGAAGGCGATTGCGGCCCTCAAATGACCCATTGCAGCTAACGAGAAAGGTTTCGAGCGATGTTGATCTTCGAGCAGTCCCAGCCCGGCCGCCGCAATCCCCCGCAGGCACCGCTGACCAAGGAGCCGGCGGACGATATTCCGAAGACGCTCCGGCGCACGCGGCGCCCGCTGCTTCCCGAAGTCTCCGAGATGCAGGTGGTGCGGCACTACACGCGCCTGTCGCAGAAAAACTTCTCGATCGACACGCACTTCTACCCGCTCGGCTCGTGCACGATGAAGTACAACCCGCGCGCGTGCAACACGCTCGC is from Sulfurifustis variabilis and encodes:
- the tpx gene encoding thiol peroxidase, translated to MANITHRGHPVHTIGELPAVGSRAPDFRLTDANLNDVTLADFRGKKKLLNIFPSIDTPTCAMSTRKFNEYAAGHPDAVIIMVSADLPFAQQHFCSVENTHNVRTLSMMRDRNFAKDYGVLLLDGLYRGITARAVVVLDENDTVVYTQLVPEIRQEPDYEKAIAALK